The sequence below is a genomic window from Harmonia axyridis chromosome 1, icHarAxyr1.1, whole genome shotgun sequence.
tggaacAATGATtcctccagcccataaagcgcaccaaacagtcagtttgtctggatgtaacggtgtttcgacatacacttgaggattagcttcagtccaaatgcggcagttttgtttgttgacgtagccattcaaccagagtgcgcttcatcgctgaacaaaattcaCTTATGAAAATcccgatacgtattccgcacagaaccattattttcgaaatgaaattgcactatttgcaagcgttgttcaggtgtgagtctattcatgatgaatttccaaaccaaattgagaataaatcacttgacagctgttaaatcggtcgccatcttgagcagttatgccaacttaaaattatatacctcaaaaaaaaaaaacccgttacaacaaaattttcgaaaaaatcgtacGGAAACAATGCTTTCCTTTTTCCTCCGTCCGAGCGAACAACCATAGAGTACAATTTGACAattcgaaggatgtattttggttTGCCAGACAGAAAGtatatgattgaattgaaaaaatatgattCGATTTGAAGAATCCTGGACAACTATGTATTCGATAATTTATTCTCGCAATTGAAAGAATGCTTTTGCATAAAATAAGAAAGAATCAGTTTTGTTTCAATTCAATCGCAGAATTTAATGACGATAGCGCCTTCAGGGCTATAGAATATTTGAGGataatctcgaaaaaaatgacGAAAACTGATGTAAAGTCGTAAGCTTTTGATAGCTACCTAACAGTACGTTGGTCCAGTTTAAAGACAATCGAGTTAATTTGATGCCTAGAACTCCTAGATATCTTTTTTTGACTACTGAAAACGTTTTAGACTTAAGGGAAGTTATTACTCTTCCACGAGTTAAATAAGATATCGTAGAGGCTCATCCAACACATGATGAATTTCttacatttttcaattagaTTTTTCTGAAACTTTGATCAATTTACAACTTATAATAACACTAAGAGACCTGAACCTGTTACTCATCAGTTTAAATAAATTGCAGGGTAAATAGGAAACACATTAcctataaaatatttctttttatttgataACCAAGTTGGGAGGATGATCATATTAAATGATTGCTACACATccaattttattgttattttgatctgtgatgaattcaatttcatttcgaactcTGTTAATATTTTTGAGACTTTTTAATATTCGATGAGGCAATAAAAATGAAGCATCACTACATCTTTTCACTAGATCATGATTCGAAAAGAAAAAGCATAAAAAAGTCATTCAATAACATTACAAAACATTCAATCCAAAACATGAAGACTATCATTCCATCAACATCAACTATTTAAGATTCACTCACTCCTTGTCCAAAATATCCTCGTTTTTAGTAAAAGCGTTTATCATATCCATAGCAACGTACGGCTGATCCGTCGGCACCAAATGTCCAGCCTTCAACACCATCACTTCCGTCAAATTCCCAGCCCTCTTCACGTAACCAGCTATCTCCCCCTCCCTGTACCAAATATCCCTCTCGGCTGTCTTGTATTCCTCGGCCGAATCGAATTTCAGATTCAGCAGATAATTGACAGTCGTGGGATACGGCACGGCCAGATCCAATTGTCCGCTGTAAATCAGCACCCTGAACTTGGCCAACAGGTCTATCAGCTTGTCAGCTACGGAAATCATGATGTCTCCCAGTAAAGCCGTGTCCACCGGCTCGTCCGAGTTGAACGTTAAATTCCCGACGTGTATGGCCGCCCTTACGTCTTCTTTTTGCACGAAATCTGTGACGGTTTTTTCGGTTTCTTGTTTGCCTGGGTTGAGGTAGTTGTACATGTTCTCGTACCCACTGGCGTTCTTCAAAAGATGGGAGATCTTCCTCTGGACCAGAGTGGATTCTTCCAGCTTACCTTGCCTGAGGAGCACGACAGATTCATCCCGATACTCGTCCATAATTGTTTTGGTGTTGAAGTCTACCAAACCGTGTTGGAAGGCGTATTCTCCGATGTTCATCTGGTTCACAGGGTCTAACCAACCATTTCCGATAATCACGCCTTTTAGATTTATCTTTAGGGAGTCTGGTAGATCTTCGTTCCTTTTGAAAATCTCATGAGAAATTACTGGCACATATTTACCTGCGTAAGATTCACCAGCTACAAAAAAGTCGTTCTGTCGGATCTCTGGAAACAGCAGAAAGAACTGTCGTAGAGCCTCGTATAGCTCCCCTGCCACCTGGGTTTCGTCATGGGCCAAACCTTGCTCCTGCGTGAAACTATAACCTGTACCTACCGGATTATCGATGTACAGAATGCTGTGAGATTTGGTCCAAGCTGTATCTCGAAGTGTTAGAGCATCATTATCTATTTCGAACGGACCCATTTCTGCAAATATGCCAAACATTGAGGTTAAACCTGGTCCTCCTTGAAGCCACAGCATGACTGGATCATCTTGATCCTCTGAAGGGAAGAACCACCCGAACAGATTCTTGTTGTAGGTGTGGTTGACAGTGAAGAAGCCGCTGTAAGACTTGGTGTTCAAGAAAATATCAGAAGATACTTCTGCTGCTTTTCGTCCTTCTTCTATGAAACCCAGCTCTATGTAGGGGGTCAAAAATAGTGCATCTTTAGATCCTGCATACCTGGGCTCTTCGTCTGTTAAATCGTCATCGGTTGTTGAGACTTCTCGCTTCATATGACAACATTGAACCGTCGTGAGGCAAATTGAAATGATTAAGATGAGAGAGCACATTCTTGGCTGTTGTAAGTTTACTGACTGTTTGAAATGTTCCggttatatttatgaatttaCGTTATCTGAATGCATTGTATTTAAATCGGGTGATAAGTTGACTTTCAGAAACAGAGGAAGTAATCATATTTCGCTGTGGTGGACACAATGAGGAATATTGGGAAAATTCAGATAAGAATTGGGTTGAATTGCTCTTTGTGATCTTTTATCCTTTAATGTGCATGATTAGACACTGATAAATGGCAGAAAGTATCGAGAATTGGTATTATTCATCCAGATTTATTGTATCACACTCagataaaacattttttaagGCCATTTGGGAGAATCGACTTGGATAAtgctttttttcaattatcgaaGTAATAATTTGagttctggaaaaaaaaatagtcgATCAGACTATATTAAGGGTTAATGGTGGATAGAAAGTAAAATGTAAAAAGCCTGTTTGTGTGTGATCGTATTTGATTCTGTCGAAATTTATTGTCAGCTACTTATGACATGAAGAGATTCATGGGCCGCCTCGGTGGCAACAGTGGGATGGTTCCCGACTGCCAAAGctaaggtaccgggttcgaatcccgacAAGGGCATGGATGGTTGTGTATGTCCTCAGTTTGTCACAAAAGCAAAAATTGTCTAGACTTAAATGTAGTATGACTGAGTAGTATGCAATAAAAACGTGTCGAGACTTGATCTGTGTACATACCGAAAAATGGCGAGCACATTAAAGAgaggaatgaatgaatgaatgaagagaTCCATGTGAAAGAATTGACACCGAATATTGTTGACTGATTTTTCTACTATCGTGGTTTCTTGTATCAcattttattcattgaaatagTATGAAATACCTTCATACATTGCTTTTCCAAAACGTAATCTTCACaacattttatttcaatattttcatcattgATTCATATCAGTATACAATgtgtataaataaatatttcagagaaattTGTCTGAAGATTAATTCTTTGGAGACATTGTATCGGATTAAGACCTACGAGAAGGATTAACCGATTGCATGTTATCAGATGAAGCTGCTACC
It includes:
- the LOC123671598 gene encoding venom serine carboxypeptidase-like, translating into MCSLILIISICLTTVQCCHMKREVSTTDDDLTDEEPRYAGSKDALFLTPYIELGFIEEGRKAAEVSSDIFLNTKSYSGFFTVNHTYNKNLFGWFFPSEDQDDPVMLWLQGGPGLTSMFGIFAEMGPFEIDNDALTLRDTAWTKSHSILYIDNPVGTGYSFTQEQGLAHDETQVAGELYEALRQFFLLFPEIRQNDFFVAGESYAGKYVPVISHEIFKRNEDLPDSLKINLKGVIIGNGWLDPVNQMNIGEYAFQHGLVDFNTKTIMDEYRDESVVLLRQGKLEESTLVQRKISHLLKNASGYENMYNYLNPGKQETEKTVTDFVQKEDVRAAIHVGNLTFNSDEPVDTALLGDIMISVADKLIDLLAKFRVLIYSGQLDLAVPYPTTVNYLLNLKFDSAEEYKTAERDIWYREGEIAGYVKRAGNLTEVMVLKAGHLVPTDQPYVAMDMINAFTKNEDILDKE